The genomic interval agtacttagtccaattccctgtggttcgacctcacttgcgtgagctaCTACTTaactgcgtatacttgcgtagtgatcataattttcgtaacagaATTCTGGTTAAGAGGGGCCTgtaggaactggaattccggttggggaatcggtctaccggttggggcaattttgggaaccctagtttttcccatttttatgttatttagggtattgccatgttatttatcgatagagaaacttttagtttcaagtttaaatccccggaaagtgatttagcgtgtcactcaccTATGTTAcgattgatgtgatttaggagcttGTAATTCGTCGAGCAGCTgctccactcaggttgaccggtacacctgaattcagaatcgaggtaagattagtataatgtcatgcatatgCTTATACATGTTTAAAGTACATGTTAGTTGCCGTCAGAATAACATATtagatatatgttaggcaaattttatatagccatcagattagcatatcagggcaacagtgagctgtacatagagttgcaccgagatgccaTCAGATATATGCTACGCTATCAGATAGTATGGATTAACTGCTACCACATCAGTGCGACTAGagtattgagtataggctggattcgCGGTTGATCATACTTTGTCAAGAACATTCCTgattcagttagggttatggttaggtgtatgggcgcctgattataacctgggattagtatgtttattatgttatgcttttcttactgagtctgttgactcacagtgctattgttatgtgtaggtaagggcaaggctaaagctgaggagCTGTGAGAGGGAGCAGgtaaagattgtacatgtcaaggcggttaggcctggagcgtacgatcctcgagacATCAGGGCTTCTGTTGTTTAGTCGCTGGGTgacaaatcttttgtaaatgaaaagtaaacttttgtaagtgtattttgtaaacgggatcccagaatattttaagtataaaatgttatgttttaattaaaaatcaaaattttaattattcacgtttttctaataacctcgttgattagcaacgagctgtacAATACGTTAAAAATCACGTTATACACGCCTatactagttagggtgttacattatatatatagagattatttaaatatatatgttttgtttatttatatgtatatatataaggtATATATAGTTATGATAGATTTATTTATAGAGATTTTTACACCTCATGTCAAAATTGACaccttttttacatttttatcctTACACggttttttaaacatttttaacttttacatttttcaattttacttttcaaaaagtttaataattacaattttacctttTCCCTTCTTCCTTACACACGTACACGCACGCCACCTCATAaatcctttcttttttttttttttgaatttttcatttaCCTGATTCTTCCACTCTTCAAACCGAGCTTCCCACGATCACCATTATCAAGCCCTAACCAATTTTTTCTTCCcacgatcaccttctccaagccCTCACCCACGTTTTCCTCAACCTACATTGTCATCCTCCTCTATTTTTTCTCTATATAAATGGCAACCACTAGAAGTGGTTCGAAATCACCATCTCCGGCGAAGAAAGTTTCTAAAAAATCGAAGAAGGCTCCAACTGTTACTTCCAAAGTCGAACCTAAAATggggttaaaaaaaattgctaaaaattTAGTGGCTGATGTTCCAGAGACATCGGCCTCTAAGAAAAGAGCCCTTCCTGTTAAAGTAGATGCTCCTAAGACTAAGAGAGCAAAAATTTCCAAGTCTGCACGCGATGTAAGTTtctctttgttgtttttaaatttttctttagttttttttaagttgttttatttACGGTGTTACATTTGATGATTTAAAGTTTTCCCCATTTTTTGTTCTAGGTTTCCTCAGATTCTGATTTTGAGGATGAAGTGCATGGTGAGGACCAAAAGCCCAAAGTTGAATCAAAGGTAATTTAAATTTGCTTGGTTTCATTTTAGTGTGTTAATTTTTACATGAGCTTTTTAGGTCACTGGTTTAGGTGTTTATTAggatgtttttatgtttttatggtGTTCTTTATGTATTTCTGTCATGTATTGTGGTtgatgttgttttgttgtttttattcggTTGTTGTTTGGTTGTTGAAAAAAAACCCCGGTTCAATTCGTATTTTGTCACAGTTTTGAATTGCTTTTCCCCATTGGTTGGTTATATGTTTATTGTGAATTTGTTTTCGGTTGTTTTACACA from Cannabis sativa cultivar Pink pepper isolate KNU-18-1 chromosome 4, ASM2916894v1, whole genome shotgun sequence carries:
- the LOC133036519 gene encoding uncharacterized protein LOC133036519, translating into MATTRSGSKSPSPAKKVSKKSKKAPTVTSKVEPKMGLKKIAKNLVADVPETSASKKRALPVKVDAPKTKRAKISKSARDVSSDSDFEDEVHGEDQKPKVESKVI